One stretch of Streptomyces sp. 135 DNA includes these proteins:
- a CDS encoding amino acid ABC transporter ATP-binding protein: protein MTEVSVTKDAIPPGADDLVVLKNVNKHFGALHVLQDIDLTIARGEVVVVIGPSGSGKSTLCRAINRLETIDSGAISIDGKPLPQEGKELARLRADVGMVFQSFNLFAHKTVLENVTLGQIKVRKTGKAEAETKARGLLDRVGVASQADKYPAQLSGGQQQRVAIARALAMDPKVMLFDEPTSALDPEMINEVLEVMQQLARDGMTMVVVTHEMGFARSAANRVVFMADGRIVEEATPDQFFSNPRSDRAKDFLSKILKH, encoded by the coding sequence GTGACCGAAGTATCGGTGACCAAGGACGCCATACCGCCCGGGGCGGACGACCTGGTCGTGCTGAAGAACGTCAACAAGCACTTCGGCGCTCTGCACGTCCTCCAGGACATCGACCTCACCATCGCCCGTGGCGAGGTCGTCGTGGTGATCGGCCCCTCAGGGTCCGGCAAGTCGACCCTGTGCCGCGCCATCAACCGCCTGGAGACGATCGACTCGGGAGCCATCTCGATCGACGGCAAGCCGCTGCCCCAGGAAGGCAAGGAACTCGCCCGCCTCCGTGCGGACGTGGGCATGGTCTTCCAGTCCTTCAACCTTTTCGCGCACAAGACCGTGCTCGAGAACGTGACGCTGGGCCAGATCAAGGTGCGCAAGACCGGCAAGGCGGAGGCGGAGACGAAGGCGCGCGGTCTGCTGGACCGCGTGGGCGTCGCCTCGCAGGCCGACAAGTACCCCGCCCAGCTCTCCGGCGGTCAGCAACAACGCGTCGCGATCGCACGTGCGTTGGCGATGGACCCCAAGGTGATGCTCTTCGACGAGCCCACGTCGGCGCTCGACCCGGAGATGATCAACGAGGTCCTCGAGGTGATGCAGCAGCTCGCCCGTGACGGGATGACGATGGTCGTCGTCACCCACGAGATGGGCTTCGCCCGGTCCGCGGCGAACCGCGTCGTCTTCATGGCGGACGGCCGGATCGTCGAGGAGGCCACGCCGGACCAGTTCTTCAGCAACCCGCGCAGTGACCGGGCCAAGGACTTCCTGTCGAAGATCCTTAAGCACTGA
- a CDS encoding glutamate ABC transporter substrate-binding protein produces MKLRKSAATAAAIAALALTATACGGKEGSAGDKPEGPDSKDTKALSYTVKKDVSIDSSVFKDAKKRGKLVIGAKADQPYLGFQDQSTKEYSGFDIEIAKMIAADLGFSPKQIEWKTVDSGARETAVSKGDVDFMIGTYTINDERKKQIDFAGPYYHAGASLLVRKDEKDIKGPETVRGKKVCSIVGSTPLQNIKKPKYGAKVTELSKYSECVAQMLNNQVDAVTTDDAILMGYAAQNPKKLKVVGKPFSDEPYGVGLKKGDKALQKAVADAIKAHQENGDYKKAFDATIGKSGSEYKDPPAFTDPK; encoded by the coding sequence ATGAAGCTCCGCAAGTCCGCCGCCACCGCGGCGGCCATCGCCGCGCTCGCGCTGACCGCCACCGCCTGCGGCGGCAAGGAGGGTTCCGCCGGCGACAAGCCGGAGGGCCCGGACAGCAAGGACACCAAGGCCCTCAGCTACACGGTCAAGAAGGACGTCTCGATCGACTCGTCCGTCTTCAAGGACGCCAAGAAGCGCGGCAAGCTGGTCATCGGTGCCAAGGCCGACCAGCCTTACCTGGGCTTCCAGGACCAGTCGACCAAGGAGTACTCCGGGTTCGACATCGAGATCGCCAAGATGATCGCGGCCGACCTCGGCTTCTCGCCCAAGCAGATCGAGTGGAAGACGGTCGACTCCGGCGCCCGCGAGACCGCGGTCTCCAAGGGCGACGTCGACTTCATGATCGGCACGTACACGATCAACGACGAGCGCAAGAAGCAGATCGACTTCGCCGGACCGTACTACCACGCCGGTGCCTCCCTGCTGGTCCGCAAGGACGAGAAGGACATCAAGGGCCCGGAGACGGTCCGCGGCAAGAAGGTCTGCTCCATCGTCGGCTCCACGCCGCTGCAGAACATCAAGAAGCCGAAGTACGGCGCCAAGGTGACCGAGCTGTCCAAGTACTCCGAGTGCGTGGCGCAGATGCTCAACAACCAGGTCGACGCCGTCACCACCGACGACGCCATCCTGATGGGCTACGCGGCGCAGAACCCGAAGAAGCTCAAGGTCGTCGGCAAGCCCTTCTCGGACGAGCCCTACGGTGTCGGCCTCAAGAAGGGTGACAAGGCGCTTCAGAAGGCCGTCGCGGACGCCATCAAGGCGCACCAGGAGAACGGCGACTACAAGAAGGCGTTCGACGCCACCATCGGCAAGTCCGGCTCCGAGTACAAGGACCCGCCGGCCTTCACCGACCCCAAGTAG